In one Sulfitobacter sp. LCG007 genomic region, the following are encoded:
- a CDS encoding branched-chain amino acid ABC transporter permease, translating into MNDLVLFVNLYLVPGLTIGSIYALGAVGISMLFGILRFAHFAHGDLMTLGGYGVLTAVWLLPVHPLLLLPAGIALSVAAALVVDRVFYRPLRDLPTIYTVISSFGVALIFRALIQIFWSSGNQVFQSGVRAPLVIFDTFRIATLHAQVIAITLVIAIALHLFLSRSQTGRSMRAVSDEPDLAAVAGLDVEKVVRWTWIIGASLAATAGVFAGMDTSMHPNLGWNLLLSMFAAAILGGIGKPLGAIAGGLIIGVAEEVATYPWLGSDPFIAPSYKSGVAFAIMVGLLIFRPQGLFRGRLL; encoded by the coding sequence ATGAATGACCTTGTGCTGTTCGTGAACCTCTATCTTGTTCCCGGCCTCACGATCGGGAGCATCTACGCGCTGGGTGCGGTGGGCATCTCGATGCTTTTCGGGATCCTGCGGTTCGCCCATTTCGCCCATGGCGACCTGATGACCCTCGGCGGATACGGTGTGCTGACGGCAGTCTGGCTCTTGCCGGTTCACCCGCTCCTGCTCCTGCCCGCGGGCATCGCCCTTTCCGTTGCGGCAGCTCTGGTCGTGGACCGTGTCTTCTACCGTCCCCTGCGGGATCTGCCGACGATTTACACCGTGATCTCCTCATTCGGTGTCGCCCTGATCTTCCGGGCGCTGATCCAGATCTTCTGGAGCTCGGGCAACCAGGTGTTCCAGTCCGGTGTCCGTGCGCCGCTGGTCATTTTCGATACCTTCCGCATCGCGACGCTGCATGCGCAGGTCATCGCGATTACGCTCGTCATCGCCATCGCCCTGCATCTTTTCCTCAGCCGCTCGCAGACCGGCCGGTCGATGCGCGCAGTCTCCGACGAGCCCGATCTCGCGGCCGTCGCGGGTCTTGATGTCGAGAAGGTCGTGCGCTGGACCTGGATCATCGGCGCGTCGCTGGCAGCGACGGCGGGGGTTTTCGCGGGCATGGACACCAGCATGCATCCGAACCTCGGCTGGAACCTTCTGCTCTCGATGTTCGCCGCCGCGATCCTTGGTGGCATCGGCAAGCCGCTGGGGGCCATTGCGGGGGGTCTGATCATCGGTGTGGCCGAGGAGGTCGCAACCTATCCCTGGCTCGGCAGCGACCCCTTCATCGCGCCGTCCTACAAGTCGGGCGTGGCCTTCGCGATCATGGTGGGCCTGCTGATCTTCCGCCCCCAAGGCCTGTTCCGGGGGAGGCTTCTCTAA
- a CDS encoding ABC transporter substrate-binding protein has protein sequence MKRLTSLLAASAAICAVQGAQADTKIGILMDVTGPIASFIPPLQDAANLAFRQVNEQGGLLGGEAVAVFGDTTGSAQGAVDAAGKLINVENVPIIMGALMSSTTIAAAEAAAIPAGVVQISPTATSPAMTDMQDNDLVYRIVPSDNYQGEVLARMVLAEGIDKVAVTYVNNDYGVGIGTTFVEAFKAAGGEITAEVKHEEKKDSYRSELATLSQAGGDALVVIAYAGDSGAKIVRQSIEGGLFTRFVGTDGLRDEALIKDVGSEALATSFFSSPTSPEDNPAQQRLHEQFNAAFGEGADKPFVDQTYDATFLSLLAVAKAGSTDRAAMAQALRDVASAPGEKVGPGEWEKAVSLIAEGKDIDYDGAGGTYDFDAHGDVAGVIGKFVVDGDGYKRLSIVE, from the coding sequence ATGAAACGCCTTACCAGCCTTCTGGCCGCGTCTGCGGCAATCTGCGCCGTCCAGGGCGCGCAGGCCGATACCAAGATCGGCATCCTGATGGATGTCACCGGCCCGATCGCAAGCTTCATTCCGCCGCTTCAGGATGCGGCCAACCTCGCCTTCAGGCAGGTCAACGAACAGGGCGGCCTGCTGGGAGGCGAGGCGGTCGCGGTCTTCGGCGACACCACCGGCTCGGCGCAGGGCGCCGTCGATGCGGCGGGCAAGCTGATCAACGTCGAAAACGTTCCGATCATCATGGGAGCGCTCATGTCCAGCACCACCATCGCCGCGGCAGAGGCGGCGGCGATCCCCGCGGGTGTCGTCCAGATCTCGCCGACGGCGACCTCGCCCGCGATGACGGACATGCAGGACAACGACCTGGTCTATCGCATCGTCCCCTCCGACAACTATCAGGGAGAGGTACTGGCCCGGATGGTGCTGGCGGAAGGGATTGACAAGGTCGCAGTCACCTATGTGAACAACGACTACGGCGTCGGGATCGGCACGACCTTCGTCGAGGCCTTCAAGGCAGCCGGAGGAGAGATCACGGCCGAGGTCAAGCACGAAGAGAAGAAGGACAGCTACCGGTCCGAGCTGGCGACGCTGAGCCAGGCGGGGGGCGACGCGCTCGTGGTGATCGCCTATGCCGGTGACAGCGGCGCCAAGATCGTGCGGCAGTCCATCGAGGGCGGGCTCTTCACGCGCTTCGTCGGCACGGACGGTCTGCGCGACGAGGCGCTGATCAAGGACGTGGGGTCAGAGGCGCTGGCGACGTCCTTCTTCTCGTCGCCGACCTCGCCCGAGGACAATCCGGCGCAGCAAAGACTGCACGAACAGTTCAATGCCGCGTTCGGCGAGGGGGCGGACAAGCCATTCGTCGACCAGACCTATGACGCCACCTTCCTGTCCCTGCTCGCGGTGGCGAAAGCCGGCTCTACCGACCGCGCGGCGATGGCCCAGGCACTGCGCGACGTGGCCTCGGCGCCCGGAGAAAAAGTCGGTCCGGGCGAATGGGAAAAGGCCGTGTCGCTGATCGCCGAGGGCAAGGACATCGACTATGACGGGGCCGGAGGCACCTATGATTTCGACGCGCATGGCGACGTGGCCGGCGTGATCGGGAAGTTCGTGGTCGATGGCGACGGCTACAAGCGCCTTTCCATCGTCGAATGA
- a CDS encoding peptidoglycan-binding protein, whose amino-acid sequence MSILKKGMSGAPVKRLQEKLGVDADGLYGAATERAVKEFQKSKGLVEDGLAGPDTFAEMGLHELVLLRTGTRGEEVRKLQEALGVDADGRFGPGTAQAVKEFQEKHGLKADGMAGPATLAKVGSFDEITPETVARAALRTEEAQLESEPMPELKGVDAVAGTSVEIEEEQSVWSRVKGWFS is encoded by the coding sequence ATGTCGATCCTGAAGAAGGGCATGAGTGGCGCCCCGGTCAAACGCCTGCAGGAGAAGCTCGGAGTCGACGCCGATGGACTCTACGGCGCTGCGACGGAACGTGCGGTGAAGGAGTTTCAGAAGTCGAAGGGGCTGGTGGAGGATGGCCTGGCCGGACCGGACACTTTCGCGGAGATGGGGCTGCACGAGCTCGTGCTGTTGCGGACAGGGACGCGGGGCGAGGAAGTCAGAAAGCTGCAGGAGGCGCTGGGTGTCGATGCCGACGGCAGGTTCGGCCCGGGCACGGCGCAGGCGGTGAAGGAGTTCCAGGAAAAGCACGGGTTGAAGGCCGATGGCATGGCGGGGCCGGCGACGCTTGCCAAGGTCGGCAGTTTCGATGAGATCACCCCCGAAACCGTCGCGAGGGCGGCCCTGCGAACCGAGGAGGCGCAGCTGGAAAGCGAGCCGATGCCGGAATTGAAGGGTGTCGATGCCGTGGCCGGCACATCCGTCGAGATCGAGGAAGAGCAGTCCGTCTGGAGCCGGGTAAAAGGCTGGTTCTCCTGA
- a CDS encoding Hint domain-containing protein — protein sequence MVTPAPPNGIRIDITGDVTGYGTETAPQTATGDLDATVVLQNKNWTFVGAEWTISDAPELGVATIDSTGQWTYTIDPAEFAALDPGDCVFDVFDVQITVYARNPGGHLRFETETQRVHVGIKVPCFVAGTLILAARGPVAVENLLVGDLVATRDHGLQPVRRIDRSHLAPERLEGAPELLPVRISRGALGPDVPRRDLLVSQQHRIMLGGARVELLFGAREVLVAAKSLCHLPGIAIVEPGDGIDYLHVLLDRHEILDAEGAPAESLFLGEETLHAMSPEGLQELAAIFGPDETGTGPAFAPAARPILRDREALALT from the coding sequence TTGGTCACGCCGGCACCGCCTAACGGCATCCGCATCGACATCACCGGGGACGTCACGGGCTACGGAACCGAGACGGCGCCCCAGACCGCAACGGGCGATCTCGACGCAACGGTCGTGCTGCAGAACAAGAACTGGACCTTCGTCGGGGCGGAATGGACGATTTCGGACGCTCCCGAACTCGGGGTGGCCACGATAGACAGCACAGGCCAATGGACCTACACGATCGACCCGGCGGAATTCGCCGCGCTCGACCCGGGTGATTGCGTTTTCGATGTCTTCGACGTCCAGATAACGGTCTATGCCCGCAATCCCGGCGGCCATCTTCGGTTCGAGACCGAAACCCAGCGTGTCCATGTCGGCATCAAGGTGCCCTGTTTCGTGGCCGGAACCCTGATACTCGCGGCAAGGGGTCCGGTGGCGGTGGAGAACCTGCTGGTCGGCGACCTTGTGGCTACGCGCGACCACGGGCTGCAACCTGTCCGCCGCATAGACCGGTCCCATCTCGCTCCCGAGAGACTCGAGGGCGCCCCCGAACTCCTGCCGGTGCGCATCTCGCGCGGAGCGCTCGGGCCGGACGTGCCGAGGCGCGATCTTCTGGTCTCGCAGCAGCACCGGATCATGCTCGGCGGGGCGCGGGTCGAACTTCTGTTCGGGGCGCGGGAGGTGCTGGTCGCGGCGAAATCGCTGTGTCATCTTCCCGGAATCGCAATCGTCGAACCCGGGGACGGCATCGATTACCTGCATGTGCTTCTCGACCGGCACGAGATACTCGATGCCGAGGGCGCGCCCGCCGAAAGCCTGTTTCTTGGGGAAGAGACGCTCCACGCCATGTCGCCCGAGGGTCTGCAGGAGCTGGCCGCGATCTTCGGGCCGGATGAAACGGGGACCGGGCCCGCCTTTGCGCCGGCGGCAAGGCCCATCCTGCGCGACCGCGAGGCCCTCGCCCTGACCTGA
- a CDS encoding acetate/propionate family kinase, producing MTGDTILTLNAGSSSLKIGIYTQELTLLATGLVDSIGGEGSLRIRNAEGAEIGLPDAIAKDYSDHEAALATVLRVLDSLFGDRSVTAVGHRVVHGGHRFAAPALIDAAVIEEIEGLAAFAPLHQPHNLSGIRAAMKAFPLARQVACFDTAFHRDHPFVQDTFALPRGFYERGVRRYGFHGLSYDYIAGALRFVAPDVADGRVIVAHLGNGASMCGLRAGRSITSTMGFSALDGLPMGTRCGQLDPGVLLYLMEQEGMDAAAISDLLYRRSGLLGLSGVSNDMRTLEACDVPEAGEAIDYFISRIQCETGGIAAALGGIDAFVFCGGIGENSRLVRARVAQGMGWLGLSVDPGRNAANATVISCEDAPVRVMVIPTDEELVIARQTLESAAGVPA from the coding sequence ATGACTGGCGATACGATCCTGACGCTCAACGCGGGGTCCTCCTCGCTCAAGATCGGCATCTACACGCAGGAGCTGACGCTTCTCGCCACGGGTCTGGTGGACAGCATCGGCGGCGAGGGCAGCCTCCGGATCCGCAACGCGGAGGGCGCGGAGATCGGATTGCCCGATGCGATTGCAAAGGACTACTCCGATCACGAAGCGGCCCTTGCGACCGTGCTGCGTGTGCTCGACAGCCTGTTTGGCGACCGCAGTGTCACCGCGGTGGGCCACCGGGTCGTGCACGGGGGGCATCGGTTCGCTGCGCCGGCGCTGATCGACGCGGCGGTGATCGAGGAAATCGAGGGGCTTGCCGCCTTCGCGCCGCTGCATCAGCCGCACAATCTCTCGGGCATACGCGCCGCGATGAAGGCATTCCCGCTGGCGCGGCAGGTTGCCTGCTTCGATACCGCCTTTCACCGCGACCACCCCTTCGTGCAGGACACCTTCGCGCTGCCGCGTGGGTTCTACGAGCGCGGAGTGCGGCGCTACGGCTTTCACGGACTGTCCTACGACTACATCGCCGGCGCCCTGCGCTTCGTTGCGCCGGATGTGGCAGACGGACGCGTGATCGTCGCCCATCTGGGCAACGGCGCGTCGATGTGCGGCCTGAGGGCGGGACGCTCGATCACGTCGACCATGGGGTTCTCGGCGCTCGACGGGTTGCCCATGGGAACCCGCTGCGGACAGCTCGACCCCGGAGTGCTGCTCTACCTCATGGAACAGGAAGGCATGGATGCGGCGGCGATATCCGATCTGCTCTACCGCCGGTCCGGCCTTCTGGGTCTTTCGGGCGTCTCCAACGACATGCGCACGCTCGAAGCCTGCGATGTACCCGAGGCGGGCGAGGCCATCGACTATTTCATCAGCCGCATCCAGTGCGAAACGGGCGGCATCGCGGCCGCGCTCGGAGGTATTGACGCGTTCGTCTTCTGCGGCGGCATCGGCGAGAACTCGCGCCTTGTGAGGGCGCGCGTGGCGCAGGGAATGGGCTGGCTAGGGCTTTCCGTCGATCCCGGGCGCAACGCCGCAAATGCCACGGTGATATCGTGCGAGGATGCGCCCGTGCGCGTGATGGTCATCCCTACCGACGAAGAGCTTGTGATCGCGCGCCAGACCCTGGAGTCGGCCGCGGGTGTTCCTGCGTGA
- a CDS encoding toxin-activating lysine-acyltransferase: MTTYTPGWFDLSAEKYADLGAMLYLSALTATHRHRTLAQSVHCFETPLRLGQYNIFRQNGYPRGFVTFGGLSPEVEYGLAIEGRHLEDSDFTSGPSFWILDLVAPFGQVRQITEMLRQEIPHPRVRTNRMDSDLATPRVVEWTRDDAGEVHMRLYRRDAFVQQLVEEGLPIGHAGTA, from the coding sequence ATGACGACGTATACTCCCGGTTGGTTTGACCTTTCCGCCGAGAAATATGCCGATCTGGGCGCCATGCTCTATCTGTCGGCACTGACGGCGACGCACCGGCACCGGACGCTGGCGCAATCTGTCCATTGCTTCGAGACGCCGCTGCGGCTCGGCCAGTACAACATCTTTCGCCAGAACGGCTATCCGCGCGGCTTCGTGACCTTCGGCGGGCTCAGCCCCGAGGTGGAATACGGGCTTGCCATAGAGGGAAGGCACCTCGAGGACAGCGACTTCACCAGCGGTCCGTCGTTCTGGATACTCGATCTCGTTGCGCCTTTCGGTCAGGTCCGCCAGATCACCGAAATGCTGCGGCAAGAGATACCCCATCCGCGTGTCAGGACGAACCGCATGGACAGCGATCTGGCGACGCCGAGGGTCGTGGAATGGACACGGGACGACGCGGGGGAGGTGCACATGCGGCTCTACCGGCGCGATGCCTTCGTGCAGCAACTTGTCGAGGAGGGTCTTCCCATTGGTCACGCCGGCACCGCCTAA
- a CDS encoding bifunctional enoyl-CoA hydratase/phosphate acetyltransferase gives MRVENRPLTDLRVGDRAEIVRVVSADDLYVFANVSGNHNPMHLPNEDGDGDGKVESVAPGMFLASLVSAVIGMRLPGPGTLYRGQTLEFHEPAMDGDELSTSVEVTDIDPSGIVTLLTEVRRLGDGALILSGSARVAAPKRKRVFENLDLPGLVVQRHRHFEALLARARPLPALVTAVVAPEEVNALGGAVMAAREGIIEPILIGDRTRILTAAAAGGLRIDNFRLVDVATHAEAALKACQMVNAGAAAAVMKGHLHTDELLRPMLDRVDGLRAGRRFTHVFVMDVPGIDHPILVTDAAINIAPDLEAKVDIVQNAIDLARSIGISEPRVGVLSAVETVNPAIASSIDAALLSKMAERGQITGGFVDGPLAMDNAVDLAAARTKGLRSPVAGRAEVLVAPGIDAGNMLAKQFSYISHAEGAGVVLGAKVPVILNSRADSAMSRLASCAVAALHHARTRDAQASPVARPEPAGSGGGQGTRTRSTT, from the coding sequence GTGAGGGTCGAGAACCGGCCGCTTACCGATCTCAGGGTCGGTGACAGGGCCGAGATTGTCCGGGTGGTGTCTGCCGACGATCTCTATGTCTTCGCCAATGTCTCGGGGAACCATAACCCGATGCATCTTCCGAACGAGGATGGCGACGGCGACGGAAAGGTCGAATCCGTCGCGCCGGGCATGTTCCTCGCTTCGCTGGTTTCTGCCGTGATCGGCATGCGGCTTCCGGGGCCGGGAACGCTCTATCGTGGCCAGACGCTCGAGTTCCATGAACCGGCAATGGATGGGGACGAGTTGTCGACATCGGTCGAAGTGACGGACATCGACCCTTCCGGAATCGTGACGCTTCTGACCGAGGTGCGCCGCCTTGGCGACGGTGCGCTGATACTGTCGGGAAGTGCGCGGGTGGCCGCGCCGAAACGAAAACGTGTCTTCGAAAACCTGGACCTGCCGGGTCTTGTCGTGCAGCGGCACCGGCATTTCGAGGCTTTGCTCGCGCGCGCCAGACCGCTGCCCGCATTGGTGACCGCTGTCGTGGCGCCGGAAGAGGTGAACGCCCTGGGCGGTGCGGTCATGGCGGCGCGGGAGGGCATCATCGAGCCGATCCTGATCGGCGATCGTACGCGGATCCTGACGGCAGCGGCCGCCGGCGGGCTGCGGATCGACAACTTCCGGCTCGTCGATGTCGCCACCCACGCAGAGGCGGCGCTGAAGGCCTGCCAAATGGTGAACGCGGGCGCGGCAGCGGCGGTGATGAAGGGGCATCTGCACACGGACGAACTGCTGCGTCCGATGCTCGACAGGGTCGACGGCCTGCGGGCCGGACGAAGGTTCACCCATGTATTCGTCATGGACGTGCCCGGGATCGACCACCCGATCCTCGTCACGGATGCGGCGATCAACATCGCTCCGGATCTCGAGGCGAAGGTGGATATCGTGCAGAACGCCATCGACCTCGCGCGCTCGATCGGGATCTCGGAGCCGCGGGTCGGGGTCCTCTCGGCGGTCGAGACGGTGAATCCCGCCATTGCGTCTTCCATCGACGCCGCGCTGCTGTCGAAGATGGCCGAGCGCGGTCAGATCACCGGGGGTTTCGTGGATGGCCCTCTGGCGATGGACAATGCCGTCGACCTCGCGGCGGCGCGCACGAAGGGCCTGCGCTCTCCGGTCGCCGGCCGTGCCGAGGTTCTCGTGGCGCCGGGCATCGACGCGGGCAACATGCTGGCCAAGCAGTTTTCCTACATCAGCCATGCCGAGGGCGCGGGCGTGGTTCTTGGCGCGAAAGTTCCGGTGATACTGAACTCGCGCGCCGACAGCGCGATGTCGCGGCTTGCATCCTGTGCCGTCGCGGCGCTTCATCACGCGCGGACGCGGGATGCTCAGGCGTCCCCGGTGGCGCGGCCAGAGCCCGCAGGGTCGGGTGGCGGACAGGGAACAAGGACAAGATCAACGACATGA
- a CDS encoding ABC transporter ATP-binding protein, with the protein MIEVDRASISFGGLQAVRNVSLDIPAGRITGLIGPNGAGKTTMFNAIAGHVALDSGRILLDGQDITLLPPHRRAQMGLARTFQLPQEFRHLTVLENLMAAAAMPQGENVFNVIFRRGRYAREERDAFDAACEIMDLLEIAHVETQAAGNLSGGQKKLLELGRALMRKPRVVLLDEIGAGINRTLLAKIADKIRMLNTRQGLTFCLIEHDLGHVRSLCDEAIVLVQGEVLMRGPVAEVAADDRVIEAYFGGGKYETAP; encoded by the coding sequence ATGATAGAGGTCGACCGAGCCAGCATCAGTTTCGGCGGGTTGCAGGCGGTCAGGAATGTCAGTCTCGACATTCCCGCCGGGCGCATCACCGGCCTTATCGGTCCGAACGGGGCCGGCAAGACGACGATGTTCAACGCCATCGCGGGCCATGTTGCGCTGGACTCTGGGCGCATCCTACTGGACGGGCAGGACATCACGCTGCTGCCGCCGCACCGGCGCGCGCAGATGGGGCTCGCCCGGACATTCCAGTTGCCGCAGGAATTCCGGCATCTGACGGTGCTCGAAAATCTGATGGCGGCGGCGGCGATGCCGCAGGGCGAGAACGTGTTCAACGTCATCTTCCGGCGCGGGCGCTACGCCCGGGAAGAGCGCGACGCCTTCGACGCGGCCTGCGAGATCATGGATCTGCTCGAGATCGCCCATGTCGAGACCCAGGCGGCAGGCAACCTTTCCGGCGGTCAGAAGAAGCTGCTCGAGCTCGGCCGGGCATTGATGCGCAAGCCGCGGGTGGTGCTTCTCGACGAAATCGGCGCGGGCATCAACCGGACGCTGCTTGCGAAGATCGCCGACAAGATCCGGATGCTGAACACGCGGCAGGGCCTGACCTTCTGCCTGATCGAGCACGATCTCGGCCATGTGAGAAGCCTCTGCGACGAAGCAATCGTGCTGGTGCAGGGTGAGGTTCTGATGCGCGGCCCGGTCGCCGAGGTGGCTGCGGACGACAGGGTGATCGAGGCCTATTTCGGCGGCGGGAAATACGAGACGGCACCGTGA
- a CDS encoding branched-chain amino acid ABC transporter permease: MELAGLAYYGVSILIAGGIYAILCLGLNVQWGMGGLFNAGIAGFFAVGAYVSAIATTAATDRHLGGFGLPVPLGLAAAALITGILGWAVARICVRLKSDYLAMASIGIAEILRLIIVNEEWLTNGSLGIAGIPRPFAGSFQGRSADFVYLAVVWAIVLGVYILCQRLHLSPWGRAMRAIRDNEASARAAGKDVEHFRRQAFAIGAAIMGLGGALSAHYFKFLSPSATEPLLVTFLVWVMLMAGGSGNNRGAILGGVAIWFLWSVTEIFANRLPPEWMTRSSYIRMLLVGLLLQVVLQRFRSGLLPERTPELPYRRDGAKMP, translated from the coding sequence ATGGAACTCGCGGGTCTGGCCTACTACGGCGTGAGCATCCTCATCGCGGGGGGCATATATGCGATCCTGTGCCTGGGTCTGAACGTCCAGTGGGGCATGGGCGGTCTGTTCAATGCCGGGATCGCGGGCTTCTTCGCGGTCGGGGCATATGTCTCGGCCATCGCGACGACGGCGGCGACCGACAGGCATCTGGGCGGTTTCGGACTGCCGGTGCCGCTTGGTCTCGCTGCGGCTGCCCTGATCACGGGCATCCTGGGCTGGGCCGTGGCGCGTATCTGCGTGCGGCTGAAAAGCGACTACCTCGCCATGGCGTCGATCGGTATCGCCGAGATCCTGCGGCTGATCATCGTCAACGAAGAGTGGCTCACCAACGGCAGTCTCGGCATCGCGGGCATACCGCGCCCCTTCGCCGGCAGCTTTCAGGGCCGCAGCGCCGATTTCGTCTACCTTGCGGTTGTCTGGGCCATCGTGCTCGGGGTCTACATCCTCTGCCAGCGCCTTCACCTCAGTCCCTGGGGCAGGGCGATGCGGGCGATCCGGGACAACGAGGCCTCGGCGCGCGCGGCAGGCAAGGACGTCGAGCATTTCCGCCGCCAGGCCTTCGCCATCGGAGCCGCGATCATGGGGCTCGGTGGCGCGCTCTCGGCGCATTACTTCAAGTTCCTCTCGCCGTCGGCCACCGAACCTCTGCTCGTCACCTTCCTCGTCTGGGTGATGCTGATGGCGGGCGGGTCGGGCAACAACCGGGGCGCCATCCTCGGCGGCGTGGCGATCTGGTTTCTCTGGTCGGTGACAGAGATCTTCGCCAACCGCCTGCCGCCGGAGTGGATGACAAGATCTTCCTACATCCGGATGCTTCTGGTGGGTCTCCTTCTGCAGGTGGTGCTGCAGCGATTCAGGTCGGGACTTCTGCCCGAACGGACACCCGAATTGCCCTACCGCCGCGACGGAGCGAAGATGCCGTGA
- a CDS encoding MarR family winged helix-turn-helix transcriptional regulator, producing the protein MKIEADQDDTQPGALPRLGEIGLENYAPYLMNRIMGRYNAALRAELAELGLTTPQMRALAVLSVMDGILIRELSVYAVVEQSTLSRALEKLVRDGKVRREADPSDSRAARLYLTDAGREDYIRLWPHMAQSYRNMFRDIDAEESRAFVATLQKILRNVRVHDF; encoded by the coding sequence ATGAAGATCGAGGCCGATCAGGACGATACGCAACCCGGTGCCTTGCCGCGCCTGGGCGAGATCGGTCTCGAGAACTACGCGCCCTATCTGATGAACCGGATCATGGGGCGCTACAATGCCGCGCTTCGGGCGGAACTGGCCGAACTGGGACTGACCACGCCGCAGATGCGCGCCCTGGCCGTGCTCTCGGTGATGGACGGCATCCTGATCCGCGAGCTTTCGGTATATGCCGTGGTCGAACAGTCGACGCTCTCGCGCGCGCTCGAGAAGCTGGTGCGCGACGGCAAGGTCCGGCGCGAGGCCGATCCCTCGGACAGCCGCGCGGCGCGGCTCTACCTGACCGACGCGGGGCGCGAGGACTACATCCGGCTCTGGCCGCACATGGCGCAATCCTACCGCAACATGTTCCGGGACATCGACGCGGAGGAAAGCCGCGCCTTCGTCGCGACGCTCCAGAAGATACTGAGAAACGTGAGGGTCCATGACTTCTGA
- a CDS encoding cyclase family protein, with amino-acid sequence MTQDLLKELGALLGSGGIEVVDCSGVLGPSTPILSLPEDFAKNTPRVEIHKISEYDADGPFFAWNWLKLGEHSGTHFDAPHHWITGRDHPDGYTDSLDVNRLVAPVNVIDCSKQSAEDPDFLLTAEMVKDWEAEHGDIGKGEWVVMRTDWDRRSGDEAAFLNADETGPHSPGPTPDCIEYLLSKGIVGWGTQCIGTDAGQAGAMDPPFPAHNLLHRDNCFGLASLANLDRLPPKGAILIAAPLKIERGTGSPIRALALMAGA; translated from the coding sequence ATGACCCAAGATCTGCTGAAGGAACTCGGCGCGCTACTGGGATCGGGCGGTATCGAGGTCGTGGACTGTTCGGGCGTGCTTGGCCCGTCGACCCCGATCCTCAGCCTGCCCGAGGATTTCGCGAAGAACACGCCGCGGGTCGAGATCCACAAGATCAGCGAATACGATGCCGACGGACCCTTCTTTGCGTGGAACTGGCTCAAGCTGGGCGAGCATTCCGGGACGCATTTCGACGCGCCCCATCACTGGATCACGGGGCGGGATCATCCGGACGGCTATACCGACTCGCTGGACGTGAACCGGCTGGTCGCGCCGGTGAACGTCATCGACTGCTCGAAGCAGAGCGCGGAAGACCCTGATTTCCTGCTCACGGCCGAGATGGTGAAGGATTGGGAGGCCGAGCACGGCGACATCGGCAAGGGCGAATGGGTCGTCATGCGCACCGACTGGGACAGGCGCTCGGGGGACGAGGCGGCCTTCCTGAACGCGGACGAGACCGGCCCGCACAGCCCGGGCCCCACGCCCGACTGCATCGAGTATCTTCTGTCGAAGGGTATCGTCGGCTGGGGCACCCAGTGCATCGGGACCGATGCCGGACAGGCGGGCGCAATGGATCCGCCGTTTCCGGCGCATAACCTTCTGCACCGTGACAACTGCTTCGGCCTTGCAAGCCTCGCCAATCTCGATCGCCTGCCGCCGAAGGGCGCCATCCTGATCGCGGCGCCGCTGAAGATCGAGCGCGGCACCGGAAGTCCGATCCGGGCTCTGGCGCTGATGGCAGGCGCGTGA
- a CDS encoding ABC transporter ATP-binding protein, protein MTALLELRGVAAGYGDIPVIENIALDVEEREISVILGPNGAGKSTLLKTVFALTRRLSGEIRLAGQSICGMKTSDLVPAGIACVPQTRNVFATLTVAENLDVGTYAAPPPDKAALRDRVLSLFPDLAAKLRQPAGELSGGQRQMVAMGRALMSAPRLLLLDEPTAGLSPAYLEKIFDLLLDIRDSGVTILMVEQNARQALHIADRGHVLVGGRNFVSDTGAALLGNEDVRRSFLGGGAA, encoded by the coding sequence GTGACGGCACTTCTGGAACTGCGCGGGGTCGCGGCGGGCTACGGTGATATTCCCGTGATCGAGAATATCGCCCTCGACGTGGAGGAACGCGAGATATCGGTGATCCTCGGTCCCAACGGCGCAGGCAAGTCCACGCTCCTGAAGACCGTCTTTGCCCTGACCCGGCGGCTTTCGGGCGAGATCCGCCTTGCCGGGCAAAGCATCTGCGGCATGAAGACGTCCGATCTGGTTCCGGCGGGCATTGCCTGCGTGCCGCAGACGCGCAACGTCTTCGCCACCCTGACCGTGGCCGAGAACCTCGATGTCGGGACCTATGCGGCACCACCGCCGGACAAGGCCGCTCTGCGTGACCGGGTCCTGTCGCTTTTCCCCGATCTTGCGGCCAAGTTGCGCCAGCCGGCAGGAGAGCTGTCGGGCGGGCAGCGCCAGATGGTGGCCATGGGCCGCGCCCTGATGAGCGCGCCGAGGCTGTTGCTGCTGGACGAGCCGACGGCGGGGCTCTCGCCTGCCTATCTCGAAAAGATCTTCGACCTCCTGCTCGACATCCGCGACAGCGGGGTGACGATCCTGATGGTGGAGCAGAATGCGCGCCAGGCCCTTCACATCGCCGACCGGGGGCACGTACTGGTGGGGGGACGGAACTTCGTGTCCGACACGGGCGCGGCGCTTCTTGGCAACGAGGACGTCCGGCGGTCCTTCCTCGGAGGCGGGGCGGCATGA